A window of Chryseobacterium shandongense genomic DNA:
TCTTTTAAAAACTTCAATCCAATAAACAATTTATTTTGAAAACAAAAGATACAGAGAATCTACATTTTCATTACCAAGAACAGTCCTTGCAAACTCATCTTGTAAATAGAAATAAGAATATTCAGGATTAATTTTTCTCAATAAATCAAATTCATCTTCAGTTACAGCATTACCATTGAAATAGTAATGAATCTTCCTTCTTAAAAGGCCTCCAGTTCTAATTGTTAGATAATTATTAAAAAAAAATTGCCTGTTTTTTATTTCATCATTTTTTGAAAATATGAAATATTCATCCGGATAAGGAGGAGGCATAAGCCTTGTATCTCCTTTCTTTTTATTTCTATATTGTATTTCTTTATTTATGCGGTTAAAACTGAAATATAAAAGATTTTGATCGTTGATATACTGGCTGGGTATGGTTATCATAAACTTTCCATAGTTATCAGATACGGCCTTTATATATTTATCTTTATGAATCCAATAAATATCAACTTCACAGATCAGCTCTTTATATTCCTTAAGTAATAGTTCTCCGGAAACGATTACATTTCCATCGTTTTGTATTTGGCTTTCTGATAATAATGGTAAAGACACACTGACATCCTGTGCATTTAGGAAAGTAAGATTTAACACAAGAGCTGTACTTAAAGCTATTTTAGAGGCAGATGAGGAAATTCTACCACATAGTTGATCTTCTGATTTCCTCATGATTTCCTCAATTTCCTCATCGCTTTTTTGTGTCAGATCTAATACTTTTTTAGAACATTTTTCACAATACTTACCTTCGGAAATATTCTGCATATTTCCCCAGTTTTCATCACATGGCTTATCAATTTTAAATTTCATAATATGATTATTGTTTTATCAGCTCCACATTGGTAGGAACCCTGAAATCTGTTGCCTGGCTCATATTGGGGTCACGTGACGAAACATAACCTGTCAGTTTTAAATCCCAATGTAGCTTTTCAATCCCATTTATGTTTGAATAGGTCAATGTAACTTCACATGACATTTTTGGGCGTTCAGGGTCATCAAAAAATAATGTTATTTTATTGGCATTACCCTCCCACAATTTAGCACCAGTTAATTTTGACTTTAAAAGAGGGAAATTACTTGTATCTACTATCGTGATTCCATTATTAATGTATTTGTATTCTCCTTTTAATAAATCTTTGTAGTAATCTATTATAAAAACCATTTCGACTTTTTGTAAAACTATTGTAAAAACCTTTCCATTTTCGCTATATTTCCATGTTCCTTCAAACTTGTTTAGAATATTGTTTGTATCCTTTATATAAGAATTTTGTGGCTTATTAATAGGGCTTTGTCCTAAAGTATAAACCGGAGATTGAGATTTAAAGGAAACCACAGCAAAAATTATTAAAAGTAAAACACTTTTCATTATTGTTTTGTGAATAGTAGATTATCAGTTTCTGGCAAATAAACTGTTTTGTCTGCATTAGCAGGACAATCATTACCTAAAGCTCCACTATTTGGTTGATAGTCCCACAGCATTTGATTATTGTTAAATTTTTTTAATACAATTCTACCCCAACCTATACCACAATTAGTTCCACTGTAGTAGAAAATAACTTTATTTTCGTACGGTCGTGTTGCAATACTATATAATTCAATATTTGGTACATTATAATTCTGGGTATCTTGCAAAATTACACCTGAACTATTCTTGACTATATACTTTACTGATAAAGCATCTAAATAATATGTTTTTCCAGTGCTTTTTTCTAATTTATTTTCTTGTTTTGTAATATATAGTGTTATCTCATTTCCTTCAAAATTAGATTTATAAATTCCTATATATGGATCTAATTCATGATTTAAATCTTTTACATAGGAACCTTCAGGAATGTTTCTAAGAATTGTATTTAGTGGTAATATTTGTGACTTACATGATACAATAAAAGACAAAATACATATTGCAATATAATTTTTATTAAATGTTTTCATATTTTTTTATTTAGTTATGGACAAGGA
This region includes:
- a CDS encoding DUF6705 family protein — its product is MKSVLLLIIFAVVSFKSQSPVYTLGQSPINKPQNSYIKDTNNILNKFEGTWKYSENGKVFTIVLQKVEMVFIIDYYKDLLKGEYKYINNGITIVDTSNFPLLKSKLTGAKLWEGNANKITLFFDDPERPKMSCEVTLTYSNINGIEKLHWDLKLTGYVSSRDPNMSQATDFRVPTNVELIKQ